The genome window GCCAATCGAAGTAGAACTCCCCATTCCTTCTGGCCCATTAGAGCTGTTGAAGATAGAGACGGTAACGGAGGTGGAGACAATGGTGTTTGTATCGAATCCTCCGGGTCCACCAAAGTGGTTCGAGTATAGAACATGCAACAAAGTAGGAAGAAAAGAGTGTTGAAATTGGTGATGAAGGTGGAAATGGCAATCCCAGGGACACCTAATCGTAAACCGAAGGTTAAACCGATCGTGATTGGGAGATGAAAAACGGTCGAAACAAAAGCAGACCACATTAAAGGCCAACTTGTTCCTTTACTCCGCAAGTAAATACGTAAAGGGTGAAGAAGGCTGTTGGCTATAAGGTCCGGTATCGCAAACTGGCAATAAAGGCTGGCAACTTTGGTTATTTCAGGGTCTTGATTGAGGCTAAGCATGATAGGCTCAAGGTTAAACCATATCAAGCCAATAGGTATTGAAGCAAATAGTAACATAACAATTGTTCTTTGCAAAGTCAGAGATGCCACTAACAAGTTCCTTGAACCAAAAGCTTGGCCACAAAGGGATTCCATGCCAGTGGCTAGACCAGATAAGACCGAGTAGCCACTGATATTTGTGAACCCAATAGCCAGTGCCCCACCAGCAAGCTCTAAGCTACCTAGTCTGCCCATGCACACCACTAAGACCATGTTCTTCAAATAACCCACCAAGCTCATTGCTAATACTGGGAAGCCAATATCAGTTATTCTCTTTACCTCTTCCATCACCTAATGGACATAGAAACAAATCAAAGTCAGACATAGAAATGAGGAGTGTGTAAGAATGGTGAGTGTCAAAAAGACTTTTTACCTGTGGCAGTGTCGGGTACTTTTGATGAGATCCCTCTGCTTCAACCATATTTTGATTGGTGTTTTCCCGAGTGTGTTAACCAATATGGCAGCCAAAATTTACCGTGAATCAAACAAACAGTGATTAAGTGAGGTTGAAAAGTAGAACGTGATTGGGGGAAATGTGTGGGAATTGAGGGTTTTATAAGGGTCGTGGGGAGGCATGCAGTGGGGCATACTGTACATTTTATGTACACAATTGACTCCACACGTCCTCAAAATATGATCCCAGTTCTAAATTGTCATCTAaacttcaatcttttaattgagtctttaaaatatttatatcgtatcaattaaatttttttttagcttagctagtaatatatgtattaaataaaatctcaaatctaatgcagaacatatttaaaatatattgatcaaattataaatatgtattaaaaaaatttagatatgatgtattaaaaaaaccaaagaaataaTCTTCCAAAATTTATTGACATTATTTGCTTTTTTTAACATGTGATATTCAAGTTATTCATAAAATAGATGTACGTGTTTACAATTTGATTTACGTGTTCTAAATACGCACTTGTATAACGTCTCATTCAATATCTAGGTTGACAGAAAGACTTGATTGATACAATTTTGATGCTTCGATGACTCACCAATTTAGAATATAAGGTATAATTTAGATATGCTTGGTGGAATTAACCcatataatatatgtaattgaCAGGGGCAAAGCTGTGAGGGGACGGggataaaactataaaatttgagAGGGATTAAGTTGAACTATTAGTTTCAAATAAGGGCTAAAAATGCAATATTTCCACTTAGCTAAAAGAGCTAAAAATAAACAGTTTTTCATCTAACCAAGGGGCCAAGAACCCCCTCTATTCCCTTGATGATGGTTGAGTGTGTGTATACCAATTGGCTGTGTTTgaaaaggtaataaacaaaagtGCATACTTTCCTATACTGCAATTATAGACACTCTATATATAGGAGATTGGGGAAAAAACACAAATACATTAGGCACTGAAACCTTATTTTAACCGTGCGATATTACCTCCAAGCATATTCCCAAACCCACTACAACACTTGTCATTTTCCCTAGAAAATGGAAACATACCCACATTCCATCGGCAAAATTCAAACAGGGACTGTTAAACTTACCCCCAAAATCTATCCCTCACGTTGagaatattgaaattttggtgGCTGTCACTCTTAACCCCGGTCCTCACCATTTTATGAATCGAAACGAAATTCGAGTTTTATTGCTTTAATAAAGgagttttgtaaatttattttccaaatataTATTGTTGGTATAAGGTCATGTTTTCAAATGTCGACATCAAGAATGAGCATTGGGAagttttaaaatggtaaatagttTGTACTGGAAGCAACTTAAAAGGCCCAATTTTTGGGCGCATGTGGTCTTCCAAGTATCCATCGTAACATCCAAAAACTAATAAAAGGAGCTTAAACCTTCCACGTTTGCAATTGGAGCACGCTCCTTGTCTATTAAAGCTACTACAAACTACCCTATACCTCCTTTCTATATCATTATTTCCGTATTTCTtcctccttcttcttcttcctcctttcaTCAATCTAGCTATATGTTGTTTGGGTATATTATACCGATAATGTAAAGGTATTGTCTTCTCTAAGCGTCGTCATATTGAAAAGTGACAAATGGCACAACAACGAAGGCATTATGCAACACTATGCACTCTTGCTCTTCAACAACGATAATGTCTGCTATGCAAATAATGACTTCTATAAGAGgggaatttttattaaaataaatttgtctccATAGAATTTATTCATGCtgaattatcatttttttctaaTCAAATGatcatttcattccatataGGGAAAAAGGGATTACAAGCAAACGAAAACAAACGTATGGTAGAAATAAGGCCACAACCCAACTGCAAACAATAGAGAAAGCAATAAGGGAACATAATCCCATACAAGACAAGGACCCAAAAGATAAGTAAAACCTAAAACTCTTTGAAGGAGAAAACGGTTCTCCCTTACTTGAATCAGGTCTCCTGTCGATAAGTGGGAGCAACGAAAGATCCCGTActgaattatcatttattagATCAGGGTCgaagttagaaaatattttagggGGAGCgaaatttcattatatatttttactatcgtaaaaatataatttcactattttaatatttatatatttataatttttaaaggattaaatcaaatttttttcattcttaggggggccaaagtacaattttacctttactaatttaaatttttataaattttaaaggaacctaaatgaaaattttttcattttagggggtcGGGCCGCTGCCAGCCCCCTGGCTACGCCCCTGCattagata of Gossypium raimondii isolate GPD5lz chromosome 3, ASM2569854v1, whole genome shotgun sequence contains these proteins:
- the LOC105796846 gene encoding protein DETOXIFICATION 55; the encoded protein is MVEAEGSHQKYPTLPQVMEEVKRITDIGFPVLAMSLVGYLKNMVLVVCMGRLGSLELAGGALAIGFTNISGYSVLSGLATGMESLCGQAFGSRNLLVASLTLQRTIVMLLFASIPIGLIWFNLEPIMLSLNQDPEITKVASLYCQFAIPDLIANSLLHPLRIYLRSKGTSWPLMWSAFVSTVFHLPITIGLTFGLRLGVPGIAISTFITNFNTLFFLLCCMFYTRTTLVDPEDSIQTPLSPPPLPSLSSTALMGQKEWGVLLRLAIPSCIAVCLEWWWYEFMTILAGNLSEPRVALATSAIVIQTTSLMYTLPTALSASASTRVGNELGAGRPTRAKLAAIVAIGLSLVTSFFGLIGTIVGRQAWGRVFTKDNEVIELTMIVLPIIGLCELANCPQTTSCGILRGSARPGIGATINFYSFYMVGAPLAIVLGFVWGVGFVGLCYGLLAAQVACVVSMLTVIFKTDWEKESLKANDLVGSKSDHFAHGDQTLTIKSEEGVVPFLKDLDSQK